Proteins co-encoded in one Bacillus sp. FSL H8-0547 genomic window:
- a CDS encoding RNA polymerase sigma factor, producing the protein MPPAALAYEKPSFNEIYQTYYTVIYRIALRMTRDPHMAEDIVQETFIKAFLKLDTIFEKDKLKNWLSSIARRTAIDLFIRKKRNETSLEDLVLADGRECVEETADYAFLKEKAKGVLNELKAEEREIMMMKLFLGMKDQEIAEQLSLKLPTVKTKIHRARKQMKAALAS; encoded by the coding sequence ATGCCCCCAGCAGCACTGGCGTATGAAAAGCCGTCATTTAATGAAATCTATCAAACTTACTATACCGTTATTTATCGAATTGCTTTGAGAATGACAAGAGATCCCCACATGGCGGAGGATATTGTCCAGGAAACCTTTATTAAGGCATTCTTGAAGCTTGATACCATTTTTGAAAAAGACAAACTGAAAAACTGGCTTTCCTCGATTGCAAGAAGAACGGCGATTGATCTGTTTATCAGGAAAAAGAGAAATGAGACGTCCCTCGAAGACCTTGTACTTGCGGATGGAAGAGAGTGCGTGGAGGAAACCGCTGATTATGCGTTTTTGAAAGAAAAAGCAAAAGGAGTGCTGAATGAGCTGAAAGCGGAAGAACGCGAGATTATGATGATGAAGCTGTTTCTTGGCATGAAGGATCAGGAAATAGCCGAACAGCTTTCCTTAAAGCTTCCGACTGTTAAAACGAAAATACATAGAGCGAGAAAGCAGATGAAGGCTGCTCTTGCGTCATGA
- a CDS encoding AAA family ATPase yields MKFVLIFGPQAVGKMTVGQQLEKMTDLKLFHNHMTIDLVAPFFNYGTVQGKKLVGEFRKRIFEEVAGSDLPGLIFTYVWAFDQQTDWDYVEEICAVFESKGADVYFAELEADTDVRLLRNKSEHRLAHKPTKRNLDWSENDLLSSMEIYRLNSDEGEIKRTNYTRINNTNLPAEETALRIKHTFNL; encoded by the coding sequence ATGAAATTTGTATTGATTTTCGGCCCACAGGCTGTCGGGAAAATGACGGTTGGACAGCAGCTTGAAAAAATGACGGATTTGAAGCTTTTTCATAATCACATGACCATTGACCTTGTAGCTCCTTTTTTCAATTATGGGACTGTGCAAGGGAAAAAGCTGGTTGGTGAGTTCAGGAAGAGAATCTTCGAGGAAGTGGCGGGGAGTGATTTGCCCGGTTTGATTTTTACATATGTATGGGCGTTTGATCAACAGACGGATTGGGACTATGTAGAAGAGATCTGCGCTGTTTTTGAGTCAAAAGGAGCGGACGTATACTTTGCAGAGCTCGAAGCGGATACAGATGTAAGACTCCTCCGCAACAAGAGTGAACACCGCCTTGCACATAAACCAACTAAGCGCAATCTTGATTGGTCTGAAAATGATTTGCTGTCTAGCATGGAGATCTACAGACTGAACTCGGACGAGGGAGAAATAAAAAGAACAAATTATACAAGGATTAATAATACGAATCTCCCGGCCGAGGAAACAGCTCTCCGAATTAAACATACGTTCAATCTATAA
- a CDS encoding GNAT family N-acetyltransferase — MKLVKTNGRNDDFLSLVKLLDQDLHERYGDLQKEYTPHNQLDDIHDVVLIYKDGVAAACGAFKEFDSSTIELKRIFVEKTFRGQGLSKEIVRQLEQTGAEKGYTDAVLETGTKQHEAINLYKRVGYSSIPNYGPYIGKSASLCMKKSLINKES, encoded by the coding sequence ATGAAACTAGTTAAAACAAATGGCCGCAATGATGATTTTCTGAGCCTCGTTAAGCTGCTTGATCAGGATCTGCATGAACGGTACGGGGATCTGCAAAAAGAATACACTCCCCATAATCAGCTGGATGATATTCACGATGTGGTTTTGATTTATAAAGATGGCGTGGCAGCAGCCTGCGGAGCCTTCAAAGAATTCGACAGCAGCACGATTGAATTGAAACGGATTTTCGTTGAAAAAACGTTCCGCGGACAGGGGCTGTCAAAGGAGATTGTGCGTCAGCTCGAACAGACGGGAGCAGAAAAAGGGTATACTGATGCGGTTCTGGAAACAGGTACAAAGCAACACGAAGCTATTAATCTATATAAAAGGGTCGGATACAGCTCCATTCCAAACTATGGTCCCTATATCGGCAAATCCGCCAGTCTGTGCATGAAAAAGTCCCTGATAAATAAGGAGAGTTAA
- the clpP gene encoding ATP-dependent Clp endopeptidase proteolytic subunit ClpP, which translates to MSTIPYVIESSGRGERSYDIYSRLLKDRIIMIGDEINDHTANVTVAQLLFLAAEDPDKDISIYINSPGGSITAGFSIFDTMQYIKPDVRTICTGMAASFGALLLLAGTKGKRFALPNSEVMIHQPLGGARGQAAEIEISARRILKLREHINKIIAERTGQPIEKVARDSDRDYYLSAAEAKEYGIIDEIIGEK; encoded by the coding sequence ATGAGTACGATCCCTTACGTCATTGAAAGTTCAGGCCGCGGTGAGCGTTCCTATGATATTTATTCCCGCCTGCTGAAAGACAGGATTATTATGATTGGCGATGAAATTAATGATCACACGGCAAACGTGACAGTGGCTCAGCTGTTATTCCTGGCTGCAGAAGATCCTGATAAGGATATATCTATTTACATTAACAGTCCAGGCGGCTCAATCACTGCAGGCTTCTCCATTTTTGATACGATGCAATATATCAAACCTGACGTCAGAACGATCTGTACAGGTATGGCCGCATCTTTCGGGGCCTTGCTGCTTTTGGCCGGAACAAAAGGAAAACGTTTTGCACTTCCAAACAGTGAAGTCATGATCCACCAGCCGCTCGGCGGGGCAAGAGGCCAGGCTGCAGAGATTGAAATTTCAGCGCGCCGCATTCTAAAGCTCCGCGAGCACATCAATAAAATCATTGCTGAACGGACAGGACAGCCAATCGAAAAAGTCGCCCGAGATTCTGACCGTGATTACTATTTGAGTGCAGCGGAAGCAAAGGAATACGGCATTATTGATGAGATTATTGGAGAGAAGTAG
- a CDS encoding sigma-70 family RNA polymerase sigma factor — MQGNRLSTNQEKKQEHPNMKELYRKLQQYCRFLTQDKYDGEDAAQEVMLKAYLTYDQSALSSALLNKMAYHHWIDVVRKRKKETPCELPEMSGADHANQMIERRSLLEHLLSKCTPKQAVLFLLKEVFHYQANELAEILGTSETSVKSAVFRAKKRLSKEKGEADSYWDEVEREWLSDLMYTSLQFQDPAPLLKALPDILTFKNTDSPALVYIPFRRSSSASLKMAA, encoded by the coding sequence ATGCAAGGCAACAGGCTGTCAACTAATCAGGAAAAGAAGCAGGAACATCCCAATATGAAAGAGCTGTACAGGAAGCTGCAGCAATACTGCCGGTTCTTGACCCAGGATAAATATGACGGTGAGGATGCAGCCCAGGAAGTGATGCTGAAGGCGTACTTGACCTATGATCAGAGTGCCTTGAGCTCTGCATTGTTAAACAAAATGGCTTATCATCACTGGATAGATGTGGTCAGAAAGCGCAAGAAAGAGACTCCGTGCGAGCTTCCTGAAATGAGCGGTGCGGATCATGCGAATCAGATGATTGAACGGCGGAGCTTGCTTGAGCATCTTCTCTCAAAATGCACGCCAAAGCAGGCGGTTCTCTTTTTGCTGAAGGAAGTCTTTCACTATCAGGCGAATGAACTGGCGGAGATCCTTGGAACATCAGAAACGTCCGTCAAATCAGCTGTATTCAGAGCGAAAAAGCGGTTATCCAAAGAAAAGGGCGAAGCAGATTCGTATTGGGATGAGGTGGAGAGGGAATGGCTGTCGGATTTGATGTATACGTCACTGCAGTTTCAGGATCCTGCGCCGCTGCTGAAGGCATTGCCTGATATCCTCACATTTAAAAACACTGACAGCCCTGCACTTGTGTACATTCCGTTCAGACGGTCTTCGTCTGCTTCTCTGAAAATGGCTGCATAG
- a CDS encoding DUF2179 domain-containing protein — MLQALLIFILQLIFVPVLTMRTILLVKNQTKSAAGVGLLEAIIYIISLGIVFQDLSNFYNISAYVLGFSIGLLLGGMLEKKLAIGYITYQVNIPEKNTELVTDLRNAGFGVTVFEGQGMNSVRYRLDIVSKRSREEELQEIIHLREPSAFMMSYEIRSFKGGYLTKSMKKRQNMKKNKQVKQEGHSI, encoded by the coding sequence CTGCTGCAGGCGCTGTTAATCTTTATTCTGCAACTGATTTTCGTACCGGTTTTGACGATGCGGACCATCCTTTTGGTGAAAAATCAAACAAAATCAGCCGCTGGTGTAGGATTGCTTGAAGCAATCATTTACATCATCAGTTTAGGAATTGTTTTTCAGGATCTATCAAACTTCTATAACATCAGTGCCTATGTACTCGGGTTCAGCATTGGGCTGCTGCTCGGCGGCATGCTTGAGAAGAAGCTTGCGATCGGCTACATCACGTACCAAGTAAACATACCGGAAAAAAACACTGAGCTAGTTACTGACTTAAGAAATGCCGGTTTTGGCGTGACGGTTTTCGAAGGACAGGGAATGAATTCTGTCCGCTACCGTCTTGACATTGTATCCAAGAGATCACGTGAAGAAGAGCTTCAGGAAATCATCCACTTGAGGGAGCCTTCAGCCTTTATGATGTCTTATGAAATCCGTTCATTTAAGGGCGGTTACTTAACAAAGTCGATGAAAAAAAGACAGAATATGAAAAAAAATAAACAGGTAAAACAGGAAGGCCACTCTATATAA
- a CDS encoding LysE family transporter — protein sequence MTVFLTYILLGISLAAPVGPVNAAQLNRGIKKGFFHAWVFGIGALSADILYMLLVFLGVSQLIENSFVQVFLWLFGFFVLMYTGVEGLKGAGELHIDNRKDAGDSLFSSFSSGFIMSISNPLTVMFWLGIFGSVLAKTASASSVQDLIGYSAAIILGILLWDFAMALASSFARRFLHSKLLILISILSSVSMIGFGIYFGWHAMIVLFF from the coding sequence ATGACCGTTTTTCTGACGTACATCCTTCTTGGAATTTCGCTAGCGGCACCTGTTGGCCCTGTGAATGCTGCTCAGCTGAACCGTGGAATTAAAAAAGGATTTTTTCATGCGTGGGTGTTTGGAATAGGAGCTTTGTCAGCTGATATTTTGTACATGCTCCTTGTTTTTTTAGGTGTGTCTCAGCTGATTGAAAATTCTTTCGTGCAGGTGTTTCTTTGGTTATTTGGTTTTTTTGTCCTTATGTATACAGGGGTGGAGGGTTTAAAAGGTGCCGGGGAATTACATATTGATAACCGGAAAGATGCAGGAGACTCCCTTTTCAGCTCTTTTTCTTCCGGTTTTATCATGTCCATTTCAAATCCGCTTACGGTGATGTTCTGGCTGGGCATTTTCGGGTCTGTTCTTGCGAAAACGGCTTCGGCATCGAGCGTGCAGGATTTAATCGGCTATAGTGCGGCCATCATCCTCGGCATTTTGCTTTGGGATTTTGCCATGGCCCTTGCTTCAAGCTTTGCGAGGCGCTTTCTGCATTCTAAGCTGCTTATTCTGATTTCCATCCTGTCTTCTGTGTCAATGATCGGCTTTGGCATCTATTTTGGCTGGCATGCGATGATTGTGCTGTTTTTCTGA
- a CDS encoding dimethylarginine dimethylaminohydrolase family protein, translated as MNPSKISCHTEYDVMESVVLCKPEFMRIHHVINETQRRYHKENINVETAIAQHTAFMNVLKENGIEVHHLPPKKEFPEQVFTRDIGFTIGDTIFISAMSMPVRQGEEQILKDWLKNHDLPFIDLTEDQTEGGDVIIHQKTVYIGISERTTEHAIEHIQAGIPDYTIIPIPIKQEILHLDCIFNILSPTEALIHKEGMEEAEYELLKSHFDLIEVSEEEQFAMGANVLSIGHKKVISLPQNKGVNGELKKRGYDVIEVDFSEIIKSGGSFRCCTMPLSRRTEA; from the coding sequence ATGAATCCGTCTAAAATAAGCTGCCATACTGAATACGATGTAATGGAAAGTGTCGTGTTGTGCAAACCTGAATTTATGAGAATCCATCATGTCATCAATGAAACACAGCGGCGCTACCATAAGGAAAATATTAATGTAGAAACGGCGATTGCCCAGCATACGGCGTTTATGAATGTACTGAAGGAAAATGGCATTGAAGTGCACCATCTGCCCCCAAAAAAAGAATTTCCGGAACAGGTTTTCACAAGAGACATTGGTTTTACAATCGGGGATACCATTTTCATCTCAGCCATGAGCATGCCGGTCAGGCAGGGAGAAGAACAGATTTTAAAGGACTGGCTGAAAAATCATGATCTTCCCTTCATTGATCTTACAGAAGACCAGACTGAAGGCGGAGATGTCATCATCCATCAAAAGACCGTTTACATAGGCATCAGCGAACGGACAACTGAGCATGCGATTGAACATATTCAGGCCGGGATTCCTGATTATACGATCATCCCAATCCCAATTAAGCAGGAAATTCTGCATTTGGACTGTATTTTCAATATCCTGTCCCCTACTGAAGCCCTTATCCACAAAGAAGGAATGGAAGAAGCTGAATACGAGCTGCTCAAATCACATTTTGACCTGATTGAAGTATCAGAGGAAGAACAATTTGCCATGGGCGCAAATGTTCTATCGATCGGCCATAAAAAAGTCATCAGTCTTCCTCAGAATAAAGGCGTCAATGGCGAACTGAAAAAACGGGGATATGACGTGATTGAAGTTGATTTCAGTGAGATTATTAAATCAGGCGGGTCGTTCAGGTGCTGCACCATGCCTTTAAGCCGGAGAACTGAAGCATGA
- a CDS encoding ZIP family metal transporter — MLDMIIGSSISAFATALGALPILLFNRLSHKFRDMLLAFTAGIMVTACSFSLIPEALVKSNVWVVLTGLLIGTFVLDRMEKYIPHSHPERENLSYMPNLDKKTFLIVSALTLHNIPEGLSVGVSYAGDSGGLGGIIALAIGLQNAPEGLLVALYLVNQNMSKLKAFLFAALTGSIEIAAALLGYSLTNYIDDLIPYGLSFAAGAMLFIVYKELIPESHGDGNERYSTYAFIGGLGMMLAIISIFT, encoded by the coding sequence TTGCTGGATATGATAATCGGCAGTTCCATCTCTGCGTTTGCCACTGCTCTCGGTGCTCTGCCCATATTGCTTTTTAACCGTCTGTCGCATAAGTTCAGGGATATGCTGCTTGCCTTTACAGCAGGCATTATGGTGACCGCGTGCAGCTTCAGTCTAATACCGGAAGCGCTTGTCAAATCAAATGTATGGGTTGTCTTAACAGGCCTTTTAATTGGTACATTTGTGCTTGACCGCATGGAAAAATACATCCCGCACAGCCATCCCGAACGTGAAAATCTCAGTTATATGCCCAACCTTGACAAAAAGACGTTTTTAATTGTTTCCGCCCTTACGCTTCACAATATTCCTGAAGGACTTTCTGTTGGAGTCAGCTATGCCGGTGATTCCGGAGGGCTTGGAGGAATCATTGCCCTTGCGATTGGCCTGCAGAATGCCCCGGAAGGTCTGCTTGTTGCTCTTTATCTTGTGAACCAGAACATGTCTAAACTAAAAGCCTTTTTATTTGCTGCTTTAACAGGCAGCATCGAAATTGCAGCAGCTCTCCTTGGCTACTCACTGACGAACTATATTGATGATTTGATTCCCTACGGTTTATCGTTTGCGGCAGGTGCCATGCTCTTTATTGTCTATAAAGAACTGATTCCTGAAAGCCACGGGGACGGAAATGAACGGTATTCGACCTATGCGTTTATAGGCGGACTTGGGATGATGCTTGCAATCATCAGCATTTTCACATGA
- a CDS encoding amino acid permease: MSSCTPAGKNKSPAKGDLAWWQLSLIGIGCTIGTGYFLGSGIGVKITGPSIVLSFLLAALGTYIVFNVLAKMTAADPQTGSFCYYAGKAFGKWAAFSCGWNYWASNILIMGSQLTALSILSQFWFPHVPLWLFATGYAILSILVVLTGTKGFDKTENLFAVIKFAAILMFIVLAVAALAGMLSSSKEPVVRSGLPSLFTGGLSGFWASLTYAFYAYGGIEVIGLMAMQLKKKEDAPKSGTVMLICLAAVYVASLALAVLIVSADVFHENESPFVTALSAYNLPFFPHVFNGAIIIAGFSAMTASLFGVTNLLVILADDGDAPAFFSKKSRKLKDLPLPSLGLAVIGLIASIITALLLPGKIYEYITTAAGILLLYNWFFIVISSLKLLKQSVLMKIASWTGLVLIVFAVSGTLLDHEVRPGFYVSLLFVMIIAIVCLFMKKKWKVKKTTPKYF; this comes from the coding sequence ATGAGCAGCTGTACACCAGCAGGCAAAAACAAAAGCCCGGCTAAAGGTGATCTTGCATGGTGGCAATTATCCCTTATCGGCATCGGCTGCACGATCGGCACAGGGTATTTCCTTGGATCCGGCATCGGAGTTAAAATCACCGGGCCATCGATTGTCCTTTCGTTTCTTTTGGCAGCACTCGGTACATATATCGTCTTTAACGTACTGGCAAAAATGACAGCAGCCGATCCACAGACAGGCAGTTTCTGCTACTATGCAGGAAAAGCGTTCGGCAAGTGGGCGGCCTTCAGCTGCGGCTGGAATTACTGGGCTTCAAACATTCTGATTATGGGCAGTCAGCTCACGGCCCTCTCGATTCTTTCGCAGTTCTGGTTTCCGCATGTCCCGCTGTGGCTCTTTGCCACCGGTTATGCCATATTGTCCATCCTTGTCGTGCTGACCGGAACAAAAGGGTTTGATAAGACGGAAAATCTGTTTGCCGTGATTAAATTTGCGGCCATCCTCATGTTCATTGTGCTTGCCGTTGCGGCGCTCGCTGGAATGCTGTCAAGTTCAAAGGAACCAGTGGTCCGAAGTGGACTTCCCTCGCTTTTCACTGGAGGACTTTCAGGTTTTTGGGCCTCCCTCACCTACGCATTTTATGCATATGGAGGAATTGAAGTCATTGGACTTATGGCCATGCAGCTGAAAAAGAAAGAAGATGCACCTAAATCCGGAACAGTGATGCTGATTTGTCTTGCGGCTGTTTATGTTGCATCTCTTGCGCTTGCCGTTCTCATCGTTTCTGCAGATGTGTTTCACGAAAATGAAAGTCCTTTTGTCACTGCCCTTTCAGCTTACAATCTGCCCTTTTTCCCTCATGTTTTTAACGGGGCCATTATTATTGCAGGCTTTTCTGCGATGACGGCATCTTTGTTCGGCGTAACCAACCTTCTTGTCATTTTGGCAGACGATGGCGACGCACCGGCCTTTTTTTCCAAAAAGAGCAGGAAATTAAAAGACCTGCCGCTGCCTTCTCTTGGACTTGCCGTCATCGGTCTGATTGCTTCTATTATTACAGCACTGCTATTGCCCGGGAAAATTTATGAGTATATTACAACGGCAGCTGGCATTCTGCTTTTATACAACTGGTTCTTCATTGTGATCTCGTCGCTTAAGCTGCTGAAGCAATCCGTTCTCATGAAGATTGCCTCCTGGACCGGCCTTGTGCTGATTGTGTTTGCTGTCAGCGGAACCCTGCTTGATCATGAAGTAAGACCGGGATTTTATGTAAGCCTGCTTTTTGTGATGATCATAGCAATTGTCTGTCTGTTTATGAAGAAAAAATGGAAAGTGAAAAAGACAACGCCTAAATATTTTTAA
- a CDS encoding MFS transporter, translating to MAEQCKKVSIWCLISMASIPLVMTLGNSMLIPVLPVFEKEVGITSFQSSMVITSYSIASIILIPIAGYLSDRAGRKAVIIPSLIIAMIGGLIAGFASWKLPDPYLLIIVGRVLQGIGAAGASPIILPLVGDLYKNDDEKTSSCLGIIETSNTFGKVLSPIIGSFFASILWFVPFFSISFFSLISIVLVFFFVKVPKKTETPPAFSEFLSKTRKTFKKEGKWLYLVFMLGAFIMLILFSILYFLSDYLEKEYGVTGIKKGFMLAIPLLVLCISAYVTGKTIKGNVKVMRTITMLCLVILSISTAFVGFVKDEWFLLFLVTSIAGLAIGAMLPTLDAMVTENIEKEERGTISSFYSSARFIGVAAGPPIMTAVMKNYLTISFIAAGCAGILLLIFVFKNFKAKPKPLKPKFF from the coding sequence ATGGCTGAACAATGTAAGAAGGTAAGTATTTGGTGCTTAATCAGCATGGCTTCCATCCCTTTGGTCATGACCCTTGGAAATTCCATGCTGATCCCCGTTTTGCCGGTTTTTGAAAAAGAGGTGGGCATTACCTCTTTTCAGTCCAGTATGGTTATCACAAGCTATTCCATCGCTTCCATCATCCTCATTCCGATTGCAGGGTATCTTTCAGACCGGGCAGGAAGAAAAGCAGTAATCATACCAAGCTTGATCATTGCCATGATTGGAGGGCTTATTGCCGGGTTTGCCTCCTGGAAACTGCCGGATCCCTATCTGCTGATCATTGTCGGCAGGGTTCTGCAAGGCATAGGGGCAGCGGGTGCGTCGCCAATCATCTTGCCGCTTGTCGGTGACTTGTATAAAAATGATGACGAAAAGACAAGCTCATGTCTTGGAATTATTGAAACATCAAATACATTCGGCAAAGTGCTGAGTCCAATCATCGGTTCATTTTTTGCATCAATTCTGTGGTTTGTTCCATTCTTTTCAATCTCTTTTTTCAGCCTGATTTCTATTGTTTTGGTCTTTTTTTTCGTGAAGGTGCCGAAAAAGACAGAAACACCGCCTGCTTTCAGCGAGTTCCTGTCAAAAACGAGAAAAACGTTTAAAAAAGAAGGGAAATGGCTGTATCTGGTTTTTATGCTCGGTGCTTTTATCATGCTTATTCTGTTTTCCATCTTGTACTTTTTGTCCGATTATCTGGAAAAGGAGTACGGTGTGACTGGCATTAAAAAAGGATTTATGCTGGCTATCCCGCTGCTTGTCCTTTGCATCTCAGCGTATGTTACAGGGAAAACGATTAAAGGAAATGTGAAAGTGATGAGAACGATCACGATGCTCTGCCTCGTCATTTTATCGATTAGTACGGCATTTGTTGGCTTTGTGAAGGATGAATGGTTTTTGCTGTTTCTCGTGACCAGCATCGCCGGCCTCGCGATTGGCGCCATGCTGCCAACCCTGGATGCGATGGTTACAGAAAACATCGAAAAAGAAGAGAGAGGAACGATTTCTTCTTTTTACAGCTCAGCAAGGTTTATAGGAGTAGCAGCCGGCCCGCCGATCATGACGGCTGTTATGAAAAATTACTTAACGATTTCCTTTATCGCAGCAGGCTGTGCAGGCATTCTGCTTTTGATCTTTGTTTTTAAAAACTTTAAAGCAAAACCCAAACCGCTGAAACCGAAATTTTTCTAA